The window CGTTGCATCTGGCAAAATAATTCGCTCCGCTGACGAATGTGAAATATCTCGTTCATGCCATAAACTAACATTCTCATAGGCCGTTACCATATGTCCACGAATGACACGAGCTAAGCCTGACATATTTTCAGAACCAATAGGATTGCGTTTATGAGGCATTGCTGATGATCCTTTTTGTCCTTTAGCAAAGAACTCTTCCACTTCGCGAGTTTCTGATTTTTGTAAACCACGAATTTCCGTAGCAAATTTTTCAATACTTGTCGCAATTAACGCAATTGAGCTCATATATTCTGCATGCAAATCACGAGGCAGAACTTGAGTTGAAATCTCTTGAGGACGAATTCCAAGTTTGTTACAAACAAATTCTTCAACAAAGGGAGGCGTATTTGCAAAAGTTCCAACAGCTCCACTAATCTTACCAGCTTCAACACCTTTAGCTGCATGATCAAAACGTTCAATATTTCGTTTCATTTCTGAGTACCAAAGAGCTAATTTTAAGCCAAATGTAGTCGGTTCTGCATGAACACCATGGGTTCTCCCCATCATAACTGTCATTTTATGTTCTTTTGCTTTTGCTCCAACAATTTCTAAAAAGTTTTGCAAATCTTGACGTAAAAGATCATTGACTTGTTTTAATTGATAACCATAAGCCGTATCCACAATATCCGTACTTGTTAAACCGTAGTGAACCCATTTGCGTTCATATCCTAAAGATTCTGAAACGGCACGAGTAAAAGCGACTACATCATGACGGGTTTCTGCTTCAATCTCTAAAATACGGGCTACATCAAAAGAAGCTCTTTCACGAATCTTTGCCACATCTTCTTTAGGAATTTCTCCAAGTTCTGCCCAAGCTTCCGAAGCTAAAATTTCTACCTCAAGCCAAGTTTGATAACGGTTTTTATCTGTCCAAATAGCACCCATCTCAGGTCGTGTATAACGTTCAATCATTCGTTTTTCGCTCCTATTCCCAAATTCCTGTATTTTCAATTGTTTCTAATGTTCGTTCAATATTTTCTGTCAAAATAGTAATATGCCCCATTTTGCGTCCTAACTTAGGCATATCTTTGCCATAATAATGAAAATGCCAATCTGGTTTCAGTAAAATTTGAAAAACTGATTCTTCAATTTGTTCGCCTAATATATTTACCATAACTGCTTTTGACAGTAGCTTCACTTCTGGTAGTGGCCAACCACAAATCCCACGAATATGAAGATCAAATTGTGAAAATGAACAAGCTTCAATACTATAATGTCCTGAATTATGAGGACGTGGTGCCAATTCATTTACATAAAGAGAACCTGACGATGTTAAAAACATTTCAATTCCTAAAACACCAACTAAGTTCAATTTTTCCGCAATTCTTGTTGCTACAAGCTGAACTTCTTCCGTAATCTCTTCGTCTATTCGAGCAGGTACAATGGTTTCATGTAAAATATTGTTACGATGTAAATTCTCGGCTACAGGCATGACACTAATCTCGCCAGCTTCATTCCGAGCAACCATGACAGAACATTCACGTTCAAAAGGAATCCAGGCTTCTAACACACATATACCTGTTTTTAATAAAAGCTCACACTTAGAAATATCTTCTTCACCATATAAAACAATTTGACCTTTACCATCATACCCACCACGAATTGTTTTTAACACACAGGGAAATCCAATACTATCAATTGAATCTGCGATATCTTGTAATTCAATAATCGTCGCATAGGGGGCAATATTGATATTGTTCTCTTCTAGATAAGCTTTTTCCAATAGACGATCTTGAGTGATTGAAAGCAATTCACTACCTTGTGGCAAATGAACCAGATGCTCAATCTTAGTAATCGCATCCACATCTACATTTTCAAATTCATACGTCACAACATCGCTACGAAGCGCCAGCTCTCTCAATGCTTCTACATCATTGTATTTTGCCGTAATGTGCCAATCAGCTACTTGAGCAGTCGGGCAATTTCTTTCTGGATCTAAAACGCCAACAACATAGCCCATTTTTTTTGCGGCCAAAGTCATCATGCGACCTAACTGCCCACCACCAATAATACCAATTGTTTTACCAGGGATAATCAAATTAGACAAGTTCATCACTACTTTCCATTACTTTTTCTTTTAATTTTGCTCTTCTCTTATCTAGTTTATCAGCAATTCCCTCGTCTGTCATTGACAACATTTCTAAAGCAAGTAATCCAGCATTGGTTGCGCCAGCTTTACCGATTGCTACAGTTGCAACAGGAACTCCACCAGGCATCTGCACAATCGATAATAAGGAGTCTATTCCTTTTAATATCTTCGTTTCAATTGGAACACCGATTACTGGTAATGTTGTTTTTGCCGCTACCATTCCTGGTAAATGAGCTGCACCACCGGCTCCTGCAATAATAACCTGAATCCCATTTTTACGAGCATTTTCAGCAAATTCAAACATATAATCTGGTGTTCGATGAGCCGAAATAACTTTTTTTTGATACTCAACATCAAACTCATCTAAAATCTCACAAGCTAACTTCATTGTTTCCCAATCTGATGTGCTTCCCATAATAATTGCAATTTTCTGACTCAAGTCTAGTCCCCCATTTTCTCGTATCTTCCCTTTTATTCTAACAAGCTACTAAATACATGTCAAAATATTTTCGAATATTATTATTATTTTCTAACAAAATGTTCGTATTTAAAACTAATAAGACAGATTTTTCAGCTATTCCCTTGGTTATTTTGTCTTCTTTTTACTTTTTTCGTCCAAAATCCACCACTTATATATTTAGGCTCATAGGAAATCAAAAAGGCTTTTGGTTCTAAATTATGAACTTCTTTATAAAGAGCACGCTCATTTTTACGAGGACTTAAAATTTCTAAAATCATTCGCTCACCTTCACGTCCATAAGCATAATTCATCGTCACACCATACCCTAAATCACGTAATTCTTCTGGTAATTTACTTTCCGTATCTTGAATAATTACCGTCACCATAATATAGCCAAGTGCTAAAAACTCCTCGATTCGGATACCAATGCCAATACCAACCCCATAACCAATAGCATAAGCTGCCAAATTCCAAGGGTTATCTAAACGATTTAAGACTAGACTCAGCCCTAAAACATAAATTGTAATTTCAAAAACACTAACAATAGGGGCAATAAAACGATACCCTTTCATCGTCAACATAAAGCGAAGTGTATTTAGTGTAATATAGGCCAAACTAATTCCAAAAATCATCACCAACATCTTAATATCAATTCCCATTTTTTATTCCACCCTTCTAAAACCAAAAATTCCACTGTTCAAAACAATTAAAGCGACTACCCCAAATAGAATATCTAATAACTCAAATTTCCCATTACTAAAATACATATAATAGGCTTCAGATACTACCTGTAAAATAAATGTACCTGCTAATAAAGAATAAATAACTCTCCTAGATAAAGATTTTTTAGCTACTAAATTTCCAACTATGATTAGAAAACTAGGCAACATCCATGCAGTTCCAAAATTCGGCATCGCCCCTAAGAAAAAATTAGCTACCGAATTAGTCACCTCAAAATTATGTCGAATGACTAATGTTCCAATCCACAAAATTGTTCCAAAAATAAAAAAATAACTAGCAAAATAAATTTGCTTTTGATTCTGCTTCAATTTATATCCTTCTTTCTAAAACATATCTTACTCCTTACATTAGCAATCCTAGCGAAAATTGCAAGAAAAAACAACGAAAGAAAAATTAAGTTTTTCTTTCGTTGTCGCTATTTTATTTAATGAAACGTTAAATGAATTAATGACTATTTCCTGTATCAGCAAATTCACTACCTAGTTCTTTTGCCGAATCACCTTGTTGTTGACGCTCTTTACGATTAAATACTATATTTAAAATAATTGAAGTTAAACTAGCCACAACAATACCATTTCCAGTAAATAATTGAAGTGTTGTTGAGAAATTTTTGAATATATCAGGAACAACTGTTACGCCTAAACCTAATCCTATCGACATTGCAACAATCAGTAAATTACTTTCATTGTTGAAATTAACATGAGCTAGCATACGAATTCCTTGCGTTGCAACCATTCCAAACATTACAAGCATCGCTCCACCAAGAACAGGTTCAGGAATAATCGTAGCCACTGCACCAATTTTTGGTAATAACCCTAGAATAATTAAGAAACCAGCTGAAAAATAAATTGGTTTACGATCTTTGATTCCAGATAATTGTACCAGTCCAACATTTTGAGAAAAACCAGTATAAGGGAACGTATTAAAAATACCACCTAATAACACCGCTAATCCCTCTGCACGATACCCTCGTTTCAAATCATCTTCATTCACTTTCTTATCAGTAATTTCTCCCAAAGCAAAGTAAACACCTGTTGATTCAACCATGCTCACTAAAGAAATTAAAATCATCGTTAAAATAGAAGACCATTCAAACGTTGGTGTTCCAAAATAAAAAGGTTGAGGCATATGGAACCAAGTCGCTTCAGCTACCGGAGCCAAGTCTACCATTCCCATCAAAGCAGCTAATCCTGTTCCAACTAATAAACCAATCAAAACAGCAATTGAGCGCATAAAGCCAATTCCATATACTTGAACAATTAAAATGATTGCAACTGTTACAAAAGCTAACAATAAAAACTTACTATCGCCAAAATCTGACATCGTTTTACTGCCACCACCCATTTTCTCAAGGGCTACAGGAATCAACGTCAATCCAATAACCGTAATAACTGTTCCTGTTACAACAGGCGGGAAAAAGCGTTTCACCTTAGAGAAGACTCCTGAAATCAATACAATGAAAATACCTGCAACAATAATTGATCCATACATTGCACCAATTCCTTGGTTAGAACCAATTAGGATTAATGGTGAAACAGCTTGAATCGCACAACCTAACACAACTGGTAAACCAATTCCAAAAAATTTATTGACAGTTAATTGTAACAACGTAGCAACGCCACACATAAATATATCAATTGAGACTAAGTAAGTCATTTGTTCAGGACTAAAATTCAATGCTCCACCAATTAATAAAGGAACAATAACTGCTCCTGCATACATTGCTAATACATGTTGTAACCCTAATGCTGCTGATTTTCCATTTGATAACATTGACTTATTTTTCCTCCTCAGGTACAAATTTAACGACACCATTTTCAAATGCTTGAATTCGAGCTAATGAGGCAATCTCAATACCACTTTCTTCGATAATTTGACGACCTTTTTGGAATGATTTTTCAATCACAATTCCCATTCCACTTACTTGTGCTCCTGCTTGTTGACAGATTTCAAGTAAACCAATTGCCGCTTGACCATTTGCTAAAAAGTCATCAATTAATAAAACATTGTCACTCTCTGCTAAGTAATTCTTAGAAACAGCAATTTCATTTGTTACATCTTTTGTAAAAGAATAAACACTTGCACTATATAGATTATCAGTTAATGTCAAACTTTTATGTTTTCGAGCAAATACAACTGGTACTCCCATTGCTAAACCTGCAAAAACAGCTGGTGCAATGCCTGATGACTCAATCGTAATAATTTTATTGATTCCACGATCTTTAAAAATACGTGCAAACTCATCTCCAATAGCTTGCATTAAAACGGGGTCAATCTGATGATTTAAAAAATTATCTACCTTTAAAACATTGTCTCCTAAGACAACTCCATCTTTTAAAATACGTTCTTCTAATAATTTCATAATACTTCAAGCTCCTTTTCCACTATTTTTTTGCATTAGATAAAATAAAAAAACTGTAGCTTTTTCCCTTACTTTAAAAGAAAAGTAAAGAAAAAGGGCTACAGTTTAAACTTGTGTCCTTTATTCCTCACTTATAGTCCAGTCAATTACGGTGCTGGGTAGAAACTCGTCGACCATCTCTCGACTATTATACAAGTGGTATTATTTTATCTAATATAGCGCCAAAACACAGGATTGTCAACATATTATTAAAATTTATTCATTATAAAATGGATTTTATTTTTCATTAAATCCCATCAAATCTTTGACTTTCAACATATTTTCTCGTGAAGTTAGCTTTTCTAAAGTTAAAAAGGCTACCTCAAATGCTGTTCCAGGATTATAGGAAGTAATCATATTTCCATCAACTACAATTGGATCTGGTTGCAAAACAGCTCCAAAATCAGCTAGCTGACCCAGGCGAATGCTTGTTGGATGGCTATACGTCGTTGCCTTTCTACCTTTCAATACCCCAGCGTTCCCTAAACTCAAAGCCGCTACACAAATCGTTCCAATTAACTTCTGATTTATAGCAAAATAGCGAATGATTTCTGAAAACTCCTGACTATAAGCATCTTTAAAAAAGCCAGCTGATTCAAATCCACCAGGAATAACTAATGCATCAAATTCAGTCAAGTCAATCTCCGACACTAATTTTTCTGGTATTACTGAAAAATTCCAAGTACATTGAAGTGGACTACGTAAGCCAACCGTTACAACTTCAGTTGTTCCATCTCCCTCTAACTGATTCCAACCTAAAACATCCGTAAATACACTAGCCTCAACTGCTTCAAATCCATCTGCCAGTAGCAACATAATTTTTTTCATTTGAATACCCCCTTTTTCTATTTTTAGTATATAATAGTTTTAACTTTAAACAAATAAACTAAACAAAGCGTTTACGTTATTTACTTTATCTAATAAAGCTTTTCATTGGAATAAACTTATAAAAAAAGGAAGGGTACTATGCTCGATCAAACCGATAAAAAGATCCTCACAATCTTAGAAAAAAATGCTCGTATTTCTATGAAAGAACTAGCAAATAAAGTTACCTTAACACCTCCTGCTGTTAAAGAACGCGTCTTAAAACTAGAAGAAGCCGGAGTCATCCAAGGATACCAAACACTTCTTTCTTTAGAAGCTCTAAATCGTCCGGTAACAGCCTTTATCCTTTTTGAAACACATAATTGTCAAGCCTTATATGATTTAGCCATTCAACATCCTGATGTAGTAGAATGTCATCGTCTAGCTGGTCAATTTAGTTATCTTATTAAAATAAGTACTCAGTCTATGATTACTTTAGAAGAATTTATTGATCAAGCTATCCAATATGGTAAATCTTCGACTCATATGATTTTTTCTTCCACTATGAAACCAATTTTCCCTATAAAAGAATAAAATTTTAGCAAGTTATTTCCCAGGAAATAACTTGCTTGTTTGATTAAATTATACACTTTTAATATTTACAACTAACACATCACCTTTATCATAACGATGACGGCTTTGTGAGTATTCAAAAGGAACACCATTTGTCAAATAAACAACTTGGTCAATTTCCAACACTGGATCCGCTATCTCACACTCTAGATACATTCGATCCAATTCATTTGGTTTATCTGCTCGGATATGTCGATTAGCTCCACCAAATTTTAACCCTAGTTCACCTTTGATATATTCATAAATTGACTTTGTTAGAATTTCCTCACTAATTCCAGGAATCACATGAACTGGCATGACTGTATGTTCAATTAAAAAAGGTTCATCATCTACAAAACGCAAGCGAACTATATCATACACAGGTTGTGTTTTATCAATTAGTAGTTTTTCACATTCCAATTCATTAGGAAATCGCACATCAAACTTTAAAATCTGACTAGCGATAGAACTTCGATCTGCTAATTGATGAGCAACTCCAACATATTCATCTAATTGATTATCTAATTTTGACATCTGTAAAGCATTTTTTCGGACATACGTTCCTGA is drawn from Carnobacterium gallinarum DSM 4847 and contains these coding sequences:
- a CDS encoding GntR family transcriptional regulator; the encoded protein is MAKYIKIAEEIRERIVTGVYPVDKALPDQINLAKEFQTSRVTVKKSLELLAVEGLVYSKQGSGTYVRKNALQMSKLDNQLDEYVGVAHQLADRSSIASQILKFDVRFPNELECEKLLIDKTQPVYDIVRLRFVDDEPFLIEHTVMPVHVIPGISEEILTKSIYEYIKGELGLKFGGANRHIRADKPNELDRMYLECEIADPVLEIDQVVYLTNGVPFEYSQSRHRYDKGDVLVVNIKSV
- the purE gene encoding 5-(carboxyamino)imidazole ribonucleotide mutase → MSQKIAIIMGSTSDWETMKLACEILDEFDVEYQKKVISAHRTPDYMFEFAENARKNGIQVIIAGAGGAAHLPGMVAAKTTLPVIGVPIETKILKGIDSLLSIVQMPGGVPVATVAIGKAGATNAGLLALEMLSMTDEGIADKLDKRRAKLKEKVMESSDELV
- a CDS encoding xanthine phosphoribosyltransferase; this encodes MKLLEERILKDGVVLGDNVLKVDNFLNHQIDPVLMQAIGDEFARIFKDRGINKIITIESSGIAPAVFAGLAMGVPVVFARKHKSLTLTDNLYSASVYSFTKDVTNEIAVSKNYLAESDNVLLIDDFLANGQAAIGLLEICQQAGAQVSGMGIVIEKSFQKGRQIIEESGIEIASLARIQAFENGVVKFVPEEEK
- a CDS encoding nucleobase:cation symporter-2 family protein, translated to MLSNGKSAALGLQHVLAMYAGAVIVPLLIGGALNFSPEQMTYLVSIDIFMCGVATLLQLTVNKFFGIGLPVVLGCAIQAVSPLILIGSNQGIGAMYGSIIVAGIFIVLISGVFSKVKRFFPPVVTGTVITVIGLTLIPVALEKMGGGSKTMSDFGDSKFLLLAFVTVAIILIVQVYGIGFMRSIAVLIGLLVGTGLAALMGMVDLAPVAEATWFHMPQPFYFGTPTFEWSSILTMILISLVSMVESTGVYFALGEITDKKVNEDDLKRGYRAEGLAVLLGGIFNTFPYTGFSQNVGLVQLSGIKDRKPIYFSAGFLIILGLLPKIGAVATIIPEPVLGGAMLVMFGMVATQGIRMLAHVNFNNESNLLIVAMSIGLGLGVTVVPDIFKNFSTTLQLFTGNGIVVASLTSIILNIVFNRKERQQQGDSAKELGSEFADTGNSH
- a CDS encoding DJ-1/PfpI family protein: MKKIMLLLADGFEAVEASVFTDVLGWNQLEGDGTTEVVTVGLRSPLQCTWNFSVIPEKLVSEIDLTEFDALVIPGGFESAGFFKDAYSQEFSEIIRYFAINQKLIGTICVAALSLGNAGVLKGRKATTYSHPTSIRLGQLADFGAVLQPDPIVVDGNMITSYNPGTAFEVAFLTLEKLTSRENMLKVKDLMGFNEK
- the purK gene encoding 5-(carboxyamino)imidazole ribonucleotide synthase; this encodes MMNLSNLIIPGKTIGIIGGGQLGRMMTLAAKKMGYVVGVLDPERNCPTAQVADWHITAKYNDVEALRELALRSDVVTYEFENVDVDAITKIEHLVHLPQGSELLSITQDRLLEKAYLEENNINIAPYATIIELQDIADSIDSIGFPCVLKTIRGGYDGKGQIVLYGEEDISKCELLLKTGICVLEAWIPFERECSVMVARNEAGEISVMPVAENLHRNNILHETIVPARIDEEITEEVQLVATRIAEKLNLVGVLGIEMFLTSSGSLYVNELAPRPHNSGHYSIEACSFSQFDLHIRGICGWPLPEVKLLSKAVMVNILGEQIEESVFQILLKPDWHFHYYGKDMPKLGRKMGHITILTENIERTLETIENTGIWE
- a CDS encoding DUF2179 domain-containing protein, which gives rise to MGIDIKMLVMIFGISLAYITLNTLRFMLTMKGYRFIAPIVSVFEITIYVLGLSLVLNRLDNPWNLAAYAIGYGVGIGIGIRIEEFLALGYIMVTVIIQDTESKLPEELRDLGYGVTMNYAYGREGERMILEILSPRKNERALYKEVHNLEPKAFLISYEPKYISGGFWTKKVKRRQNNQGNS
- a CDS encoding Lrp/AsnC family transcriptional regulator; the encoded protein is MLDQTDKKILTILEKNARISMKELANKVTLTPPAVKERVLKLEEAGVIQGYQTLLSLEALNRPVTAFILFETHNCQALYDLAIQHPDVVECHRLAGQFSYLIKISTQSMITLEEFIDQAIQYGKSSTHMIFSSTMKPIFPIKE
- the purB gene encoding adenylosuccinate lyase; this encodes MIERYTRPEMGAIWTDKNRYQTWLEVEILASEAWAELGEIPKEDVAKIRERASFDVARILEIEAETRHDVVAFTRAVSESLGYERKWVHYGLTSTDIVDTAYGYQLKQVNDLLRQDLQNFLEIVGAKAKEHKMTVMMGRTHGVHAEPTTFGLKLALWYSEMKRNIERFDHAAKGVEAGKISGAVGTFANTPPFVEEFVCNKLGIRPQEISTQVLPRDLHAEYMSSIALIATSIEKFATEIRGLQKSETREVEEFFAKGQKGSSAMPHKRNPIGSENMSGLARVIRGHMVTAYENVSLWHERDISHSSAERIILPDATILLDYMLNRFSNIVKNLTVFPENMLRNMDATFGLIYSQRVLLKLIDNGMSREAAYDLVQPKTAISWDEQVAFRPLLDADPQITTVLSPAELDDAFDYHYHLKNVDVIFDRVGLGK